One window from the genome of Terriglobales bacterium encodes:
- a CDS encoding LytTR family DNA-binding domain-containing protein produces MIRAVVADDEPLARNRIRRLLSGEKDVEIVAECRNGKEVVEALDHFQPDLLFLDVEMPELDGFGVLEQVGVESMPVVIFVTAYDQYAVQAFETHALDYLLKPFDQERFLKALQRARAQIERSRSGDITARLLAMMHDVRPQPAPPSDRLVIKTGGRVVFLKSEEIDWVEAAANYVRIHTGHDEYLMRETMNAFEAKLDRRRFMRIHRSIIVNLEKIKELQPCNNGEYIVVLRTGKELSLSRSFRDRIQDYLRRSPTFLRGSSMQSTA; encoded by the coding sequence ATGATCCGAGCTGTTGTCGCTGATGATGAGCCGTTAGCAAGAAACCGTATTCGGCGCCTGCTATCGGGCGAAAAAGATGTGGAGATCGTGGCTGAGTGCCGGAATGGCAAAGAAGTAGTGGAAGCCCTCGATCACTTCCAGCCTGACCTGCTGTTCCTGGATGTGGAAATGCCCGAACTGGATGGGTTCGGTGTACTGGAGCAGGTCGGCGTCGAGAGTATGCCTGTCGTGATCTTCGTGACCGCCTATGACCAGTATGCGGTCCAGGCCTTTGAAACCCACGCACTGGATTACCTGCTAAAGCCCTTTGACCAGGAACGCTTCCTGAAGGCGCTGCAAAGGGCGCGAGCCCAGATTGAACGCTCCCGCAGCGGCGATATCACCGCCCGGTTACTGGCAATGATGCACGACGTTCGGCCGCAACCAGCGCCTCCGTCTGACAGGCTGGTTATCAAGACCGGGGGCAGGGTGGTGTTCCTGAAATCGGAAGAGATCGACTGGGTGGAGGCGGCCGCGAATTACGTCCGCATTCATACCGGCCATGATGAGTATCTTATGCGTGAAACCATGAACGCTTTCGAGGCGAAACTCGACCGCCGGCGCTTCATGCGCATTCATCGCTCGATCATCGTCAACTTGGAGAAAATAAAAGAGCTACAGCCTTGTAATAACGGCGAGTATATCGTCGTTCTGCGGACAGGAAAGGAGCTTTCCTTGAGCCGCAGTTTCCGGGACCGGATTCAGGACTATCTCCGGCGGAGTCCAACGTTCCTCCGGGGTTCGTCCATGCAAAGCACGGCCTAA
- a CDS encoding histidine kinase — protein sequence MRITPDRMTPTLKWGLIVLFWLGWSATCTTFAYSWRLAIGRPTTWIHLAPLYFVAYSFWGPLFTPFTIWMAKRFTIEKTKWFRSVMMHVIAAPAVLVVHGIIITAFDPWIWPELARKQTYLQSLRRNFLASGSDDLFIYSSIVILVHGWLYYQRYRDRELQATLLEAQLAKAQLQALKVQLHPHFLFNTLNSVSELMHQDVSVAERVITRLSDLLRITLENIGTQEVTLRDELEFVKGYLEIEQTRFQDRLKVSLDIAPETLDARVPNLLLQPIVENAIRHGISRRAENGLIQIRTEKKGDQVLVTVDDNGPGLKTSGRSVASNFGIGLSTTRARLDFLYGRNYALELNNRPEGGLQARIVIPYHSSVLLQPQVEKGSLTVHPDVRPMLEGVR from the coding sequence ATGCGCATAACACCGGATCGCATGACTCCCACTCTGAAATGGGGCCTCATTGTTCTATTCTGGCTGGGGTGGTCGGCGACCTGTACAACTTTTGCTTATTCTTGGCGCCTTGCTATAGGAAGGCCTACCACCTGGATCCACCTCGCGCCGCTGTACTTTGTGGCCTACTCCTTCTGGGGACCGCTGTTTACGCCATTCACGATCTGGATGGCGAAGCGATTCACCATCGAAAAAACAAAGTGGTTTCGTTCGGTGATGATGCACGTAATTGCGGCGCCTGCCGTCCTTGTGGTGCACGGCATTATCATCACGGCCTTTGACCCGTGGATCTGGCCCGAACTTGCGCGAAAGCAGACCTACCTTCAGTCGTTGCGCCGGAACTTTCTCGCCAGCGGCAGCGACGACCTGTTCATCTATTCGAGCATTGTCATCCTTGTGCACGGATGGCTCTATTACCAGCGTTACCGCGACCGCGAGCTTCAAGCGACGCTGTTGGAGGCCCAACTGGCGAAGGCCCAGCTCCAGGCGCTGAAAGTGCAGTTGCACCCGCATTTCCTATTCAACACGCTGAACAGCGTTAGCGAGCTCATGCATCAGGACGTTAGCGTCGCGGAGCGGGTTATCACCCGATTGAGCGATCTGCTGCGCATCACGCTGGAGAACATCGGCACTCAGGAAGTTACGCTGCGTGATGAACTTGAATTCGTGAAGGGCTACCTGGAAATTGAGCAAACTCGTTTTCAGGATCGCTTGAAAGTGTCGCTCGACATCGCTCCGGAAACTCTCGATGCCCGGGTGCCCAACCTGCTGCTACAGCCGATTGTGGAAAACGCCATCCGGCACGGGATCTCGAGGAGAGCCGAGAACGGTCTGATTCAGATCAGGACAGAGAAGAAAGGTGACCAGGTTCTGGTTACGGTCGATGACAACGGTCCGGGCTTAAAAACAAGCGGACGTTCGGTGGCTTCCAATTTTGGAATTGGGCTCAGCACCACCCGTGCGCGCCTCGACTTCCTGTATGGGCGAAATTACGCACTGGAACTGAACAATCGGCCCGAGGGTGGGCTACAGGCCCGTATTGTCATCCCGTATCACTCGTCCGTTCTGCTTCAGCCGCAGGTCGAAAAAGGTTCGCTAACGGTTCATCCCGACGTGCGTCCAATGCTCGAAGGGGTACGTTGA
- a CDS encoding cytochrome P460 family protein, protein MKLVSVLLLCVFVAGTALASEKAPSFSSSARLSGSNELLLPANYHSWVVLSPSAPGIPKHTHKHVASKVFVEPTAFEHFNKTGQWPNRTVIVLEMRNPKAAKHTCALMALEAAVKDDSNLAEPWSYYGIIYDRITAQRTAAPLVTGNCEDCEHPTDFMLAMAVPTLRAVINAKPSTVSPTLF, encoded by the coding sequence ATGAAACTCGTTTCCGTGTTGCTGTTGTGTGTTTTCGTCGCCGGCACTGCCTTGGCCAGCGAAAAGGCTCCGAGCTTCTCAAGTTCCGCGCGGCTGAGCGGCAGCAATGAACTGCTGCTTCCGGCCAATTATCACAGTTGGGTGGTGCTTTCGCCCTCCGCTCCAGGGATCCCGAAGCATACCCACAAGCACGTTGCGAGCAAAGTGTTCGTGGAACCAACGGCGTTCGAGCACTTCAACAAGACCGGACAGTGGCCGAACCGTACCGTTATCGTTCTGGAGATGCGCAATCCCAAAGCGGCAAAACACACGTGCGCCCTGATGGCACTGGAAGCCGCCGTAAAGGACGATTCGAACCTCGCGGAACCGTGGAGCTATTACGGGATTATTTACGACCGCATCACTGCCCAGCGTACCGCTGCGCCGTTGGTGACCGGCAATTGCGAAGATTGCGAGCATCCGACAGATTTCATGCTGGCCATGGCGGTTCCGACGCTTCGCGCGGTAATTAACGCCAAGCCTTCGACAGTGTCACCCACGTTGTTCTAA
- a CDS encoding thiolase family protein: MKKVYIAAYNQSKFGKLMDMTTPQIVSNAVNAACRQINIEPAAIDVGSIGAACNFSLNHQGLLSGLMAMVPGLEAKPMEAVENACASGGQAVLSVIQKLLLGLGDTGIAVGYEKMRDKEGKMDGKLIGEVLGYFSYPDEREGKTFVFPHLFAEVMQEYMQTYGVSEEDLARIAVQEYANAKYNPCAQMSKVQITLEQAMKIEGINRYVVEGLPLKTYDCSQITDGYAALILATEDGLKKLGVPKSDCVEIAGFAQATDPLRKVGREVLKARGAHTAMRKAYEMAGALPQDVNVAEVHDCFSVMGAIGAEVIGKAPLGKGAQYWKEGKANPDGECAINTSGGLIAKGHPIGATGIAMIGWAALQLQGKVAPELQVKNPKYAATFNIGGPICASVCTVLKHA; this comes from the coding sequence ATGAAAAAGGTCTATATCGCTGCTTATAACCAATCGAAATTCGGCAAGCTCATGGACATGACGACACCGCAGATCGTTAGCAACGCCGTGAACGCCGCCTGCCGCCAGATCAACATTGAACCCGCTGCCATCGACGTAGGCTCGATCGGCGCCGCGTGTAACTTTTCGCTGAACCACCAGGGTTTGCTCTCCGGGCTCATGGCAATGGTTCCCGGCCTCGAAGCCAAGCCGATGGAAGCCGTTGAGAACGCGTGCGCATCCGGCGGACAGGCCGTCCTCAGCGTAATTCAGAAGTTGTTGCTCGGCCTGGGCGACACCGGTATCGCGGTCGGCTACGAGAAGATGCGCGACAAGGAAGGCAAGATGGACGGCAAACTCATCGGCGAGGTCCTCGGATATTTCTCGTATCCCGACGAGCGCGAGGGAAAGACGTTCGTGTTCCCGCACCTGTTTGCCGAAGTGATGCAGGAATATATGCAAACGTACGGGGTCAGCGAGGAAGACCTGGCAAGAATCGCCGTGCAGGAATACGCGAATGCCAAGTACAACCCTTGCGCTCAGATGAGTAAGGTGCAGATCACGCTCGAGCAGGCGATGAAAATCGAAGGGATCAATCGCTACGTCGTGGAAGGGCTGCCGCTGAAAACCTACGACTGCTCCCAGATCACCGACGGGTATGCTGCCCTGATCCTGGCGACGGAAGATGGGTTGAAGAAACTCGGTGTGCCGAAGTCGGACTGCGTTGAGATTGCCGGTTTTGCCCAGGCGACCGATCCACTGAGGAAAGTTGGCCGCGAAGTCCTGAAAGCACGCGGTGCACACACGGCAATGCGGAAAGCATACGAGATGGCCGGCGCGCTGCCGCAGGACGTCAATGTCGCCGAGGTGCATGACTGCTTCAGCGTCATGGGTGCGATTGGCGCTGAGGTCATCGGGAAGGCTCCGCTGGGCAAAGGCGCTCAGTACTGGAAGGAAGGGAAGGCGAATCCGGATGGCGAATGCGCTATTAACACCTCTGGCGGATTGATCGCCAAGGGACATCCAATCGGCGCAACGGGAATCGCCATGATCGGATGGGCCGCGTTGCAGCTACAGGGCAAGGTCGCGCCGGAGCTTCAGGTGAAGAACCCGAAATACGCGGCAACCTTCAACATCGGTGGGCCGATCTGCGCGTCCGTGTGTACTGTTCTGAAGCACGCATAA
- a CDS encoding long-chain fatty acid--CoA ligase: protein MIAGDLLGERARLTPDKVALIVAATGERFTYAQLDDRAVRCARVWSQLSIQKGDRVGILAHNRLEFVDAFFAAGKLGAILVPLSTRLTAHELAYIVRDSGMVALMYDGDFAETVGKLRDSVDVRNWIALDAAQSPPDVPYPDELTRAKAEGFVATRCEPESVYCLLYTSGTTGKPKGVMIPHRMIVWNAYNTVMSWQLRDTDISPIFTPMYHAGGLNVFLTPLFAVGGSIIIHKGFDATEVWRTLAEEKCTVVMGVPTIYKLLMEAPEFTTTKLPNLRWLISGGAPLPHYIIENYSARGITFKQGYGLTEAGVNCFAMTPEDSVRKLGSIGRPMLFCEARLVDPEGQDVTANDVGELWLRGPHVCKGYWNQPEATASTIDSEGWLHTGDLARKDEEGFFYIAGRSKDMFISGGVNVYPAEIEAELLTHPDVKDAAVIGVPHAKWGEVGVAFVVAGKEGLKPEELVTYLSERLSKYKIPREFVFTNELPRSAYGKVVKPQLQEEWKTRRASAG, encoded by the coding sequence ATGATTGCCGGCGACCTGCTTGGTGAACGCGCGCGGCTGACTCCCGACAAGGTAGCGCTGATCGTCGCCGCAACCGGCGAGAGGTTTACGTACGCGCAACTCGACGATCGTGCAGTTCGTTGCGCGAGAGTGTGGTCGCAGCTCTCGATCCAGAAGGGCGATCGCGTCGGCATCCTTGCCCATAACCGCCTTGAATTCGTAGACGCCTTTTTCGCAGCGGGCAAGCTTGGCGCCATCCTCGTGCCCCTGAGCACCAGACTGACGGCGCACGAATTGGCGTACATCGTGCGCGATAGCGGGATGGTCGCGTTGATGTACGACGGCGATTTTGCCGAGACGGTAGGCAAGTTGCGCGACAGCGTGGATGTTCGGAACTGGATCGCCCTTGATGCCGCGCAAAGTCCCCCCGACGTTCCATACCCCGATGAACTTACCCGGGCAAAAGCGGAGGGCTTCGTTGCTACGCGCTGCGAGCCTGAATCCGTCTACTGCCTGCTCTACACCAGCGGTACCACGGGGAAGCCCAAGGGCGTCATGATTCCGCATCGCATGATCGTGTGGAACGCCTACAACACGGTCATGAGCTGGCAACTGCGGGACACCGACATTAGCCCGATCTTCACGCCGATGTATCACGCGGGCGGATTGAACGTGTTCCTGACGCCGCTGTTCGCCGTGGGCGGCAGCATCATCATCCACAAGGGTTTTGACGCGACCGAGGTCTGGAGAACGCTCGCGGAAGAGAAGTGCACCGTGGTGATGGGTGTGCCGACAATTTACAAGCTGCTGATGGAAGCGCCGGAGTTTACCACTACAAAGCTGCCGAACTTGCGGTGGCTCATCAGCGGCGGCGCACCCTTGCCGCACTACATCATCGAAAACTACTCGGCACGGGGCATCACCTTTAAGCAGGGTTATGGACTCACGGAAGCAGGCGTAAACTGCTTCGCGATGACCCCAGAGGATTCAGTCCGCAAGCTCGGTTCCATCGGCAGGCCGATGTTGTTCTGCGAAGCGCGCCTGGTGGATCCCGAGGGGCAAGACGTTACGGCCAACGACGTTGGGGAACTTTGGCTGCGTGGACCGCACGTCTGCAAGGGATATTGGAACCAACCGGAAGCTACCGCATCAACGATAGATAGTGAGGGATGGCTGCATACGGGCGACCTGGCGCGCAAAGACGAGGAAGGGTTCTTCTACATTGCGGGTCGATCGAAGGATATGTTCATCAGTGGCGGAGTGAACGTGTATCCCGCAGAGATTGAAGCGGAGTTGCTGACGCACCCTGACGTGAAAGACGCGGCGGTAATTGGAGTTCCGCACGCAAAGTGGGGTGAAGTTGGCGTGGCGTTCGTCGTCGCCGGTAAAGAAGGGCTGAAGCCGGAAGAGTTGGTTACATATTTGTCGGAACGGCTGTCGAAGTACAAGATTCCTAGAGAGTTTGTATTCACGAACGAACTACCCAGGAGCGCATACGGGAAAGTTGTGAAACCTCAGTTGCAAGAAGAATGGAAGACTCGGCGTGCAAGCGCCGGATGA
- a CDS encoding alpha/beta hydrolase, giving the protein MQRLILLIAGILVLGIVAVIGFSWMRPLTVAAWMNRRALTKAGFVKTQIDSAAGKQRMFVGGKGPTIILLHGAGDQAGAWAKVAPALTSNYRVLAPDLAGHQESEPKSGPLSVGVLLQGLEGVVDGESGKVTIVGNSLGAWVAMLYAHKHPEKVERIVLVNGGAIVGDRPDLTLTPKNRDEARKLLSEIMDPGSARIPDYVVDDIVRQAQTGPLMRLSETASEMPKYLLEGRLGEIKTPVSLVWGESDKMMSVAYAKRMQQQLPIASLMLIPRCGHAPQMECPRALTEALTKVLASPVTPTQPESTTTGEAK; this is encoded by the coding sequence ATGCAGAGACTCATCTTGCTCATAGCGGGAATACTCGTTCTCGGTATCGTTGCCGTTATCGGGTTTTCATGGATGCGTCCGCTGACCGTTGCAGCGTGGATGAACCGGCGCGCACTCACGAAGGCCGGATTCGTTAAGACCCAAATCGACAGTGCAGCAGGGAAGCAGAGAATGTTCGTCGGCGGCAAAGGGCCGACCATCATCCTGCTGCATGGTGCAGGCGATCAGGCGGGCGCGTGGGCGAAGGTGGCACCGGCACTGACTTCGAACTATCGCGTTCTGGCACCGGACCTTGCCGGGCACCAGGAGAGCGAACCGAAGTCGGGGCCGCTCAGTGTTGGAGTACTGCTGCAGGGCCTCGAAGGCGTTGTGGACGGCGAGTCCGGTAAGGTGACGATCGTCGGAAACTCCCTTGGTGCGTGGGTCGCGATGTTATATGCCCACAAGCATCCGGAGAAGGTGGAGCGCATCGTGCTCGTAAACGGTGGCGCCATTGTTGGTGACCGGCCGGACCTTACGCTAACTCCCAAGAACCGAGACGAGGCGCGCAAGCTTCTGTCTGAGATCATGGATCCCGGCAGTGCCAGGATTCCCGATTACGTCGTCGACGACATTGTGCGCCAGGCGCAGACCGGGCCGCTGATGCGCCTTTCAGAGACGGCGTCGGAAATGCCGAAGTACCTGCTGGAAGGCCGGCTGGGAGAGATCAAGACTCCGGTGAGCCTGGTGTGGGGCGAATCCGACAAAATGATGTCGGTGGCCTACGCGAAACGAATGCAGCAGCAGTTGCCGATAGCGTCGTTAATGCTGATCCCGCGATGCGGTCATGCACCGCAGATGGAATGCCCACGGGCACTTACAGAGGCGCTAACGAAAGTGTTGGCATCGCCAGTGACACCGACCCAGCCAGAGAGCACCACAACCGGAGAGGCGAAATGA
- a CDS encoding ketoacyl-ACP synthase III, translating into MTRYGTIVSTARYVPEIEITNDEMRKRLAHVPDFVDKMEAGTGIKTRFYAPENWSTSDVALPAAKLALERAGRRPEDVDLILLGTDSPDYITPATSVVLQHKLGAKNAGTFDIGCACASFPTALATAAGHIATNPTIKTVLVLGVYLMHKLADPKDPMSFFYGDGAGAAVVEPASEPGFVTSAFQADGSYAPFWGIFSGGTAEPANEDALKNGRTKVKMTNRYPPEINDQGWPKLARKLAANGGFGLNDVDMYIFTQVRKATIELVMKDLGLPMEKTHTIMEEYGYTGSACVGMALDDAIEKRKIRPGDLVAMIGSGVGYNQAGVAFRMPRD; encoded by the coding sequence ATGACACGCTACGGAACAATTGTGTCCACGGCGCGCTATGTGCCCGAGATCGAAATCACCAACGATGAAATGCGTAAGCGTCTCGCGCACGTTCCTGATTTCGTGGACAAGATGGAAGCCGGCACCGGTATCAAAACCCGCTTCTATGCCCCGGAGAACTGGAGTACCTCGGACGTTGCGCTGCCGGCCGCAAAGCTTGCTCTCGAACGAGCAGGCCGGCGTCCCGAGGATGTGGACCTGATTCTGCTCGGGACGGATTCGCCCGACTACATCACCCCGGCAACCTCTGTCGTTCTACAGCACAAACTTGGCGCGAAGAACGCCGGCACATTCGACATCGGTTGTGCGTGCGCCTCTTTCCCGACGGCATTGGCGACAGCGGCGGGTCACATCGCGACCAACCCCACCATTAAGACGGTGCTGGTTCTTGGCGTGTACCTGATGCACAAACTGGCCGACCCCAAAGACCCGATGTCGTTCTTCTACGGCGACGGCGCGGGTGCGGCTGTGGTCGAGCCGGCATCGGAGCCGGGTTTTGTCACGTCGGCGTTTCAGGCGGATGGTTCGTACGCCCCATTCTGGGGGATCTTTTCGGGTGGTACAGCCGAGCCTGCGAACGAAGACGCGCTGAAAAACGGCCGGACTAAGGTGAAGATGACGAACCGCTATCCACCGGAGATTAATGATCAGGGGTGGCCAAAGCTCGCCCGCAAACTGGCGGCTAACGGCGGGTTTGGGCTGAACGACGTCGATATGTACATCTTCACGCAGGTGCGGAAAGCGACGATCGAGCTGGTCATGAAGGACCTGGGACTCCCGATGGAGAAGACGCACACCATCATGGAAGAGTACGGATATACCGGTTCGGCATGCGTGGGTATGGCGCTCGATGACGCGATCGAAAAACGCAAGATACGTCCGGGGGATCTTGTTGCGATGATCGGATCGGGTGTGGGTTACAACCAGGCCGGGGTTGCATTCCGTATGCCGCGAGATTAG
- a CDS encoding beta-ketoacyl-ACP reductase, which translates to MRETGLKNKVVLVTGASAGIGRATALRFAEEGACVAAWDVNDSGSDALIQEIRKAGGQGVFRKVNVTDATSVQDAVKEIVQSWGRLDVLVNNAGITRDAQLIKWKDGAQTGMMEDAAFDAVVSVNLKGVFNCTRAVVPQMIKQGGGVILNASSVVGLYGNFGQTNYVATKAGVIGMTRTWARELGRYQIRVNAVCPGFIGTEMVRAMPEKVIENMKSHTPLGRLGEPADIAETYAWLASDRASFVHGAVISVDGGIVLGT; encoded by the coding sequence ATGCGCGAAACAGGACTGAAAAATAAGGTTGTGCTCGTAACCGGCGCTTCTGCCGGAATTGGGCGCGCTACCGCATTGCGGTTCGCCGAAGAAGGCGCATGCGTAGCGGCCTGGGACGTGAACGACAGCGGTTCAGACGCACTCATACAGGAAATCAGGAAAGCAGGCGGTCAGGGAGTCTTTCGCAAAGTCAACGTCACCGACGCGACCTCCGTGCAGGACGCGGTGAAGGAGATCGTCCAGTCATGGGGACGTCTCGATGTCCTGGTCAACAACGCCGGAATTACCCGTGACGCCCAATTGATCAAGTGGAAAGACGGCGCACAGACCGGAATGATGGAGGATGCCGCATTCGATGCTGTGGTCAGCGTGAACCTGAAGGGCGTCTTCAACTGCACGCGCGCGGTCGTTCCCCAAATGATCAAGCAGGGTGGCGGCGTCATCCTGAACGCATCTTCGGTGGTTGGTCTTTACGGCAATTTCGGGCAGACCAATTACGTAGCGACGAAGGCGGGTGTCATTGGTATGACGCGCACCTGGGCGCGTGAACTCGGCAGATACCAGATTCGCGTAAACGCCGTGTGCCCGGGGTTCATTGGGACGGAGATGGTCCGTGCCATGCCCGAGAAGGTCATTGAGAACATGAAATCGCACACACCGCTGGGAAGACTCGGCGAACCCGCCGATATCGCCGAGACCTATGCCTGGTTGGCGTCGGATCGTGCCAGCTTCGTACACGGGGCGGTAATTTCCGTCGATGGCGGCATCGTCCTCGGAACGTAA